gtgtatgtgtgagtgttcTTGGGACAGCAgtaaaaattaactaaaaacaagcaaaaacaaatttttaagaattgcgtacaaagacatgaacATATCAAGTAGTAAACGAGCAGCACGGCAAGCACTTAATGAGCAGAGTGAAAAAGtgttgaagcagcagcaaaatgatGAGATAAGATTTCGTTTTCAACATGAATTTTAAATGCCCTTTAGCACTTTTGACACATAAGAGCGTAGCGTATTTAAGAACTTAAAAGCACATTTCACTGAACGTTCAACGTTCAACGAACTGATCTTCAATCAATTATGAACTGGTTTTCAAAGCTGTCAAACATATTCCCAATTCCCACagtttaaatatgtaaatgctTCCTGAATCATCTAGACATAATGCGTTACAAGCCTTGTCACACAGTTGCAATGCCTTTCGCACAGCGCGCTCTGCTAGAAAAGGGCATCGGAAGGGGATAGGAAGGTTCAGTAAACGCGCGGAAGTGGAAAATATGCGGGGGCAGCGCTGTTTATCAGCCGACCGCCAAAGACACTCAGCCACTTGGCACACCCACATTTAACTGTGTCATGAATTGTCAGCAATTGCAGTGATTACCGTACTAAGTAGTTCTTATCAGCTAAAGAACGCTGCGTGCATAAGCTCATGCTAGTGATAAGAATATGTTATTGgatttttattatagttgATTCTGATTTGGTAAACATTAGAATTTTTGGCAAGCCGTtccatacacaaatatatgacatacatatatatataagtatataaagcACACGACAAATTAAACCCAATAACAAATTTGGGCAAAGACCCCCAAaaactctcacacacacacacacacacatacacaccctcAAACGGCTGTGTACATAGCTATGTAGAaacatttgtgtgtgcttggcgGCTAGGTCACTTGAAGGTTAACCTTAGCCGTGCAGCGCAGTGGGAAAACCCAAGCTGAAGTGCAACAACCGCCATCAAATGTCCGGCTATAAATAGAGAGTAAAAACCGGCAACAGTTGTTGCATTTACTGGAGAATTAACGCTGCATTTTTGCTGCACTCAATGAGAGCGTGAAAGAGAGGGACTGACATTCGTGTGCGAAGTGAGTGAGAGGGAGGAAAGAGAGCGATTGGatcaacaacaaaacttaCCTTGGCTTCTTGTGGCACATCCAACATTTTGCTTCagttaattgtttaaaatgaaaGCACCCACACAAATttccaatttgaattttaaacgTATTTACTTAATTCAACAACAAGCAGAGTGCAAGATAAAATTAACCGAACAACGAGACCACACAACGCAAAGAATTTTAATAAACTgacaataaaaacacaacaagAGGAGCAAGAAAGATATTAAAGTGATGCCGCCGTTTGATTCTCTGATTGGAGAACGCtttgagcataaaaaatagAGATGAGACGCTAAAAGAGTAACCGTTTCAGAGTCACTGCGACTGTCGTAGGAAATGACACAGCCGAGGACATTTAGATATCTTCCAAATTGTATTGTAAGACTtcgaaattttcaaatttctttatttaaattaaattgcgaACGCAATGCTTGAGTTACGTCTATAATTGTGACAGAAACATTTGATACATTGGAGTAACTGTTTggaaaatgccaaattaattacCCATCTCTAAGAAGTTAAGCAGCTGATTGCGTGCTAGCGATGGCACTTTGAACCCCACATCAGCTGACAAGTATGACAGACCAAAACAAAAGGGTAGACAAGTAATGCGAAGTAAACAGGGCAAAACCATTCAAAGAGAAGCCGTATTAACTTAAACTTTGTTGCACAcgcaaagaaaaaacaacaataatatggGAGTTTGTTTATCATGCTGCGGAAACAGCGCCGAGGAGACAAATCTAATGCCACCTGCGGTAGGGACTTCTTATTTTTGACTGAATACATTTAAGCATTTGCCCTTCCAGGAGGAGCGACGCAGGCAGCAACTAGAGGCTGCAGAGCGTCGTCGTCTGGAAAACGAAACACGAGGAGTTAAAAATCTGGACAAGGTTCGTCGTCAGCAGCAGCGTGCCGCCGAAATGGAGCGTAGAGAGGATGAGGCAGCACGCCAAGGTGACAACGGCCCCACTCTGCGGGTGAGTTTAGCTAACTGAACTTGAAATTGAGTCGAAATTTTCGATAAGTGCTGACGGATTAAATATCGGAATTGGATGTGTACATTctttatttgattaaaaactgAACACATATATTGttattccgtttttttttttgcagtggCAGGCAAGTTAAGGGCTTGGAAGAAACTCAACCGCAGCTGCCTTTACGGGTTTTTTTGTGCCCAATTGTTGACTGTGTATCAAGGCAtttgtattaatttgttttcaaatttgtGTAAATATGTACTATCAAACTATATTTGTGATTAAGCCCAAACCCACACATACCAAATtttcaaccaaaaataaaagattcTAAATCGGGCAAATGACCAGTGTTGGGCAACACAGCTTAACGCTAAAACAgctgtttttttgttcgttcGTTGCGTCAACTGCGCAATCGGATTTGTTCTTTAACACCTGTTGCAAGCTTTTGTTTtgagtttaattaaattaaaatgcttcTCGAGCCGAGTTGCTTTATTGTTTTGTGCCTGATCTGTGCCACACAATTCGGTTGCCATGCAAAAACCATAAAGAAAGCTGGAGCCAGCCTGCTGCAACCACTGGATGAGCTAAGCCCTTGGCAGGGTAAATGGTTTCCCCATGCGCCAGGCGAGCCGCCCACAGAAGAAGTGCAACGTATGCAACTGCAGTCAAATGCAATAGCTACATCAAAGGATGCATGGCAAGGCAAGTGGTTTCCTCAAGCTCCTGGAGAGCCCCACATCTTAAGAAATGAGCTGATGGCTAGCTCTGAAGCGGATACGTCTGCTGAAACCACAGATAGCTGGCAGGGTCGATGGTTTCCCCACGCTCCAGGTAAGGCTCACAATTTAAAGGACGCTGCTCACCGCgaagaaaaaacaatgaaGGAGCCGCAGATCGTCATCTGCGATGATGGAGAGGTAGGCAAGCTAAACGGGGGGGGTTTTTTCCGACATATTGGATTACTCATCACacacttttatttaattatgtagCACAACCTGAGTGTTGATTACCAGCCGGAAGATATACGTCAGAACTACAATTATCTGTGCCTGGAAAGCAACCGAAGCCGCTTTAATCCCAATTTGAACAATGAGGCCTTGCTGACGAAACACTTTTTGCCCAGTGCCTACGTGCCACCTGCAAAGTGCCTGAATGAGTCCATTGGCTACTCGCACCAGCCAGCCACAAGGTTAGTCAGCGACACGATAAACTGCTTTAATCGAATCCTTAAccaaatttttgctttatagCGGCGCCTTCCGTCCATTGCCCGCCGTTTATGGCACCTACAAGTACATTCCCCCTCAGCGATATATGCGAAATCTTGCCGAAGGCGCCATTGTCATGCTGTACCATCCATGCGCCTACCATGGCCAGGTGGCGCAGCTGCAGAATATTGTTGGCGGCTGCCTCTATAGACATCTTATAACGCCCTCGCAACTGCTGACGCCGGAGCGACCACTGGCATTGTTGGCCTGGAGGCATAGTCTGACCATGTCGGTGGTGGACAAGCAGCTGGTGGGCCAGTTCATAAGAAACTATGCCAAGCTGGGTCCACTGGCGCTGCCAAATCTCTCACGCGTGGTAGAGAAGCGCGAAACCTATAAAGCTGCGCTGCTGACTGAAGCTCGACTCGTCACCGATTTGGATGACAGCGAGCTGTGCGGCTACTTGGATTTGCACATGTGAAACCTGTTGACTAATTACTGCACTCTCGAAAttcctttaaaaatgtatattatttaatatttaatggcCACTTAAAACTTAATAATTAGAATTTGTTTGAATTCTATAATCGATACGAGTCGCAATCGCAATGTGCTTATCGACATGATATCGAGTGGCCGATAGTTTTGTGGTGGTCGGCAGATAGACGCAcggcaatttgttgttttttttccacTCTACCataaataccttttgttttGCGGCACTCACGCATTCAGTTCGTTTCTCTTCTACAACCTAAAACAACTAATAAGCGATACGCGTTACTCCCATTATTCCGCCGATtgtgtttgattttttattgcacGCCAGCTGGAAGCGTAAAGAAGAAGCAgggccagcaacaacagcggaGAGGTGAAACAAAGGAGACGGCGACGGCGCagcgcacacaaaaacacaattaatattttttatataaattgtcGCTGTTGGATGAGCACGGGACCGCGAAAGTAACGAAGCTGCCAGTAGAAAAGTGATCGCACATCACGTGATAATTACGTGAATACGTGATATTCCTGCTCCTGCCAAACGCCCCAAGCAAATTAACCAACACACATCCTGCAACGCGTCTTTTACATAACAAGCGGCAAATCATGAACAATCTGGCGGACTCTGTGGTGATCGATCCGGGCTTTGGTGGAGGCgacaaacagcaacaggcgGTGGCCACACAGCCGCAGGATGCCAGCGTTGTGGTTCCCCCACCCGCCACCAAGCAATCCTCAGCTCTGAAGAAGACAAGCCGGTATCGCAGTCGCTCCCTGAGCGCCTCCTCCACGGACTCCTTCAGCTCGGCCTCGTACACGGGCAGCAGCGAGGACGGCGACGATGTGCCGCCGCGCGAAAAAGTGCAAAAGAACTCCAAGGGTAGCTCCGACTTTTGTGTGCGCAACCTTGGCGCCCAGCATGCGTTCGGTCGCCGTGAAATCGAAATTGCCGAACAGGAGATGCCGGGCATCATGGCACTACGCAAACGTGCCGCGGAGGACAAGCCACTGAAGG
The sequence above is a segment of the Drosophila virilis strain 15010-1051.87 chromosome 3, Dvir_AGI_RSII-ME, whole genome shotgun sequence genome. Coding sequences within it:
- the Svip gene encoding small VCP/p97-interacting protein; protein product: MGVCLSCCGNSAEETNLMPPAEERRRQQLEAAERRRLENETRGVKNLDKVRRQQQRAAEMERREDEAARQGDNGPTLRWQAS
- the LOC6623746 gene encoding uncharacterized protein, which translates into the protein MLLEPSCFIVLCLICATQFGCHAKTIKKAGASLLQPLDELSPWQGKWFPHAPGEPPTEEVQRMQLQSNAIATSKDAWQGKWFPQAPGEPHILRNELMASSEADTSAETTDSWQGRWFPHAPGKAHNLKDAAHREEKTMKEPQIVICDDGEHNLSVDYQPEDIRQNYNYLCLESNRSRFNPNLNNEALLTKHFLPSAYVPPAKCLNESIGYSHQPATSGAFRPLPAVYGTYKYIPPQRYMRNLAEGAIVMLYHPCAYHGQVAQLQNIVGGCLYRHLITPSQLLTPERPLALLAWRHSLTMSVVDKQLVGQFIRNYAKLGPLALPNLSRVVEKRETYKAALLTEARLVTDLDDSELCGYLDLHM